In a single window of the Mesorhizobium shangrilense genome:
- a CDS encoding flagellar basal body P-ring protein FlgI produces the protein MVTRIKDIANLQSARENQLVGYGLVIGLQGSGDSLRNSPFTEQSIRAMLENLGIASEGGRARAKNVAAVIVTANFPAFVSTGARMDVTVSSMGDATSLAGGTLIMTPLKAADGEIYGVAQGPVIVTGFNAQGAAEKLTQGVPTAGRVPNGAIVEREINEKFAYQTNLKLELRNADFSTAVKIADTINAFTKDRFGKRLAYEQDAKTVIIEQPAKISSARFYAMLETLPVEVDMPARVVVDERTGTIVIGQDVKISRVAISHGTLTVRITEMPRVVQPDPFSDGETAVEDYTVIDAAQPDATVGLLNGPNLETLVGGLNKLGVKPDGIIAILQSIKSAGALQADLVLQ, from the coding sequence ATGGTCACGCGCATCAAGGACATTGCCAATCTGCAGAGCGCCCGCGAGAACCAGCTGGTTGGCTACGGTCTCGTCATCGGCCTGCAGGGAAGCGGCGACAGCCTGCGCAACTCGCCCTTCACCGAGCAATCGATTCGCGCCATGCTCGAGAACCTCGGCATCGCCTCCGAAGGCGGCCGGGCGCGCGCCAAGAACGTCGCCGCCGTCATCGTGACCGCCAACTTCCCCGCCTTCGTCTCGACCGGCGCGCGCATGGACGTCACCGTATCCTCGATGGGCGATGCCACCTCGCTCGCCGGCGGCACCCTGATCATGACACCGCTCAAGGCCGCGGACGGTGAGATCTATGGCGTGGCGCAGGGCCCGGTCATCGTTACCGGCTTCAACGCGCAAGGTGCGGCGGAAAAGCTGACCCAGGGCGTGCCCACGGCCGGACGCGTCCCCAACGGCGCCATCGTCGAGCGCGAGATCAACGAGAAGTTCGCCTACCAGACCAACTTGAAGCTGGAGCTGCGCAACGCCGACTTCTCGACCGCCGTGAAGATCGCCGATACCATCAATGCCTTCACCAAGGATCGGTTCGGCAAGCGCCTCGCCTACGAGCAGGACGCCAAGACCGTCATCATCGAGCAACCTGCCAAGATCTCCAGCGCGCGTTTCTACGCCATGCTGGAGACCCTTCCCGTCGAGGTCGACATGCCGGCGCGCGTCGTCGTCGACGAACGCACGGGCACGATCGTGATCGGCCAGGACGTCAAGATTTCCCGCGTCGCCATCAGCCACGGCACGCTGACGGTGCGCATCACCGAAATGCCGCGTGTCGTCCAGCCGGATCCCTTCTCCGACGGCGAGACCGCCGTCGAGGACTATACCGTGATCGATGCGGCGCAGCCCGACGCCACGGTCGGCCTGCTCAACGGTCCCAATCTGGAGACGCTGGTGGGTGGGCTCAACAAGCTCGGTGTGAAGCCCGACGGCATCATCGCCATCCTCCAATCCATCAAGTCGGCAGGCGCGCTCCAGGCCGACCT
- the flgA gene encoding flagellar basal body P-ring formation chaperone FlgA, translating into MIRRAFRIAALAAAVTAAALPAFASETVLVPVRTIYPGETVTISALREVVLKPGKQIPADVAFRADDLDGKVARRTLLPNRYVPVNSLREAHLVEQGSPVQVLFEAGPLQISATVICLQSGAVGDVVKVRNMDSGKVFTAIVTGSGTVRVGA; encoded by the coding sequence ATGATCCGCCGCGCTTTCCGCATCGCAGCCCTCGCGGCGGCCGTAACGGCTGCCGCCCTGCCCGCCTTCGCCTCGGAGACCGTACTGGTGCCGGTGCGCACCATCTATCCCGGCGAGACGGTCACGATCTCGGCGCTGCGCGAGGTGGTGCTGAAGCCCGGCAAGCAGATACCCGCCGACGTGGCCTTCCGCGCCGACGATCTCGACGGCAAGGTGGCGCGGCGCACGCTGCTGCCCAACCGCTACGTCCCCGTCAATTCGCTCCGCGAGGCGCATCTGGTCGAGCAGGGCTCGCCGGTGCAGGTCCTTTTCGAGGCAGGCCCCCTCCAGATATCGGCCACGGTGATCTGCCTGCAATCCGGCGCCGTCGGCGACGTCGTCAAGGTGCGTAATATGGACAGCGGCAAGGTCTTCACGGCAATCGTCACCGGCAGCGGCACTGTGAGGGTCGGCGCCTGA
- the flgG gene encoding flagellar basal-body rod protein FlgG, producing MRALAIAATGMTAQQTNLEVIANNIANINTTGFKRARAEFTDLLYQTDRTQGVPSRSNSGMVPEGVSIGLGVQTTAIRNVNVQGALNQTGNQFDLALTGTGWFQIEGADGQTLYTRAGAFNTDATGQIVTPDGYPVVPAITVPADAISIIVNKSGQVFARFDGEAEVQEIGQLTLATFANEAGLAPLGDNLFQETEASGAANVGVPGDPGFATVQQGYLEDSNVDPVKEITELISAQRAYEMNSKVIQAADEMAAVVSKNIR from the coding sequence ATGAGAGCGCTTGCAATCGCCGCAACCGGCATGACCGCCCAGCAGACCAACCTCGAGGTCATCGCCAACAACATCGCCAACATCAACACCACCGGCTTCAAGCGGGCGCGGGCGGAGTTCACCGATCTCCTCTATCAGACCGACCGGACCCAGGGCGTGCCCAGCCGCTCCAACAGCGGCATGGTGCCGGAAGGCGTCAGCATCGGCCTTGGCGTCCAGACGACGGCGATCCGCAACGTCAACGTGCAGGGCGCGCTCAACCAGACCGGCAACCAGTTCGACCTCGCCCTGACCGGCACCGGCTGGTTCCAGATCGAAGGCGCCGACGGCCAGACGCTCTACACGCGCGCAGGCGCCTTCAATACCGACGCGACGGGCCAGATCGTGACCCCCGACGGTTACCCCGTCGTGCCGGCGATCACCGTCCCGGCGGACGCGATCTCGATCATCGTCAACAAGAGCGGACAGGTGTTCGCCCGTTTCGACGGCGAAGCCGAAGTCCAGGAGATCGGCCAGCTGACGCTCGCCACCTTTGCCAACGAGGCAGGCCTCGCGCCGCTCGGCGACAACCTGTTCCAGGAGACGGAGGCGTCCGGCGCCGCCAATGTCGGCGTGCCCGGCGATCCCGGCTTCGCGACGGTCCAGCAGGGCTATCTCGAAGATTCCAACGTCGATCCGGTGAAGGAGATCACCGAGCTGATCTCGGCGCAGCGCGCCTACGAGATGAACTCGAAGGTCATCCAGGCCGCCGACGAGATGGCCGCCGTCGTCTCCAAGAACATCCGGTGA
- a CDS encoding flagellar hook-basal body complex protein FliE, with the protein MIGAIGNIEQKLTIGGAGFATGSADRLASAAEAATGPSFTDLLAAAANRTVDTLNNAEAASVKALQGDADTREVVDAVMSAEQSLQAAVAIRDKIISAYLDVSRMAI; encoded by the coding sequence ATGATCGGCGCCATCGGGAACATCGAACAGAAACTGACTATCGGCGGCGCCGGATTTGCGACCGGCTCTGCCGACAGGCTGGCCTCCGCCGCCGAGGCCGCGACCGGGCCATCCTTCACCGATCTGCTCGCCGCCGCCGCCAATCGCACCGTAGACACGCTGAACAACGCCGAAGCCGCCTCGGTGAAGGCGCTGCAGGGGGACGCGGACACACGCGAGGTGGTCGACGCCGTGATGAGCGCCGAGCAGTCGCTCCAGGCTGCGGTCGCCATCCGCGACAAGATCATCTCCGCCTATCTCGACGTCAGCCGCATGGCGATCTGA
- the flgC gene encoding flagellar basal body rod protein FlgC has protein sequence MDALTTALKVGASGLAAQSERLRVVSENIANAQSTGETPGSDPYRRKTITFAAELDRASGGSVVNVTSIGRDAGAFPLEFQPGNQAADENGFVKMPNVNTLIEMTDMSEANRSYEANLQIIRQARELISMTIDLMRSQ, from the coding sequence ATGGATGCTCTTACGACCGCATTGAAAGTCGGCGCATCGGGCCTTGCGGCGCAATCCGAGCGGCTTCGCGTCGTTTCGGAGAACATCGCCAACGCCCAATCGACGGGCGAGACGCCCGGCAGCGATCCGTATCGCCGCAAGACCATAACCTTCGCGGCCGAGCTCGACCGGGCAAGCGGCGGATCGGTCGTGAACGTCACCTCGATCGGGCGCGACGCAGGCGCTTTCCCGCTGGAATTCCAGCCGGGCAACCAGGCCGCCGACGAGAACGGCTTCGTCAAGATGCCGAACGTCAACACGCTGATAGAGATGACCGACATGAGCGAGGCCAATCGCTCCTATGAGGCCAATCTGCAGATCATCCGGCAGGCGCGCGAACTGATCTCCATGACCATCGACCTGATGCGGAGCCAGTGA
- the flgB gene encoding flagellar basal body rod protein FlgB, whose amino-acid sequence MDPVNLFDLASQQSRWLAVRQSAVAGNVANVNTPGYGTAEIEPFQRVLDNTRVTLASTNPAHLAGNSSADGFKVTQEDTSQALMPSKNTVVLEKELMKSGEIRRGMELNTAIVKAFHRMALTSMKG is encoded by the coding sequence ATGGATCCCGTCAACCTTTTCGACCTTGCTTCGCAGCAGTCGCGCTGGCTTGCCGTGCGGCAGTCGGCGGTGGCTGGCAACGTCGCGAACGTCAACACGCCGGGCTACGGAACCGCCGAGATCGAGCCGTTCCAGCGCGTCCTTGACAATACGCGCGTGACACTGGCGTCGACCAACCCCGCGCACCTCGCGGGCAATTCGTCGGCGGACGGTTTCAAGGTCACGCAGGAAGACACCAGCCAGGCGCTGATGCCTTCGAAGAACACCGTGGTGCTCGAGAAGGAACTTATGAAGTCTGGCGAGATCCGCCGCGGCATGGAGCTCAACACGGCCATCGTCAAGGCGTTCCATCGCATGGCGTTGACGAGCATGAAGGGCTGA
- the fliI gene encoding flagellar protein export ATPase FliI, producing MSQAEAVPPPRGLAAGQEGDNPLLLLERIQGLYSDPASLVRLGGRICEVTSTGYQVRGMSAGSRLGDVVEHRSRGMTRRGEIVRVTTDGVTVSPFERSADAGVGDPVFNTGPFILSPDNAWRGRSIDALGRGIDSGPPLIGGVPTGALGDGGVPPALSRERVGTGFSTGVKVIDIFTPICFGQRLGVFAGSGVGKSTLLAMLAAAEAFDTVVVALIGERGREVREFLEDTIGSAMAKTVAVVATSDENPMMRKRAPETAMRVAEHFRDQGHRVLVILDSITRYAHALREVATAAGEAPVARGYPASVFTELPKLLERAGPGAAGSGSITAIISVLVDGDDHNDPVADCVRGILDGHIVLDRTIAEQGRYPPVNPLASISRLAPKAWTDDQRLLVTRLKAMISRFEDTRDIRLLGAYQPGADAELDAAVRQVPVIYDALGQSPRDKPSVDAFGDLARHLKARERANVPQTA from the coding sequence ATGTCGCAGGCAGAAGCAGTACCCCCGCCACGCGGACTGGCCGCAGGACAGGAGGGCGACAATCCGCTCCTCCTTCTGGAGCGCATCCAGGGTCTCTATTCCGATCCGGCATCCCTGGTCAGGCTGGGCGGGCGCATCTGCGAGGTGACGAGCACCGGCTACCAGGTGCGCGGTATGTCGGCCGGCTCGCGCCTCGGCGACGTCGTCGAGCACCGCAGCCGCGGTATGACGCGACGCGGCGAGATCGTGCGGGTCACCACCGACGGGGTGACCGTCTCTCCGTTCGAGCGCAGTGCCGATGCGGGGGTCGGCGATCCGGTCTTCAACACCGGACCGTTCATCCTGTCGCCGGACAACGCTTGGCGGGGTCGCAGCATCGATGCGCTGGGCCGCGGCATCGACAGCGGCCCTCCGCTCATCGGTGGCGTGCCGACGGGAGCGTTGGGCGACGGCGGGGTCCCTCCCGCCCTCTCGCGCGAACGCGTCGGAACAGGTTTTTCGACGGGCGTAAAGGTCATCGACATCTTCACGCCCATCTGCTTCGGCCAGCGTCTCGGCGTCTTCGCCGGATCGGGTGTCGGCAAGTCCACCCTGCTCGCCATGCTGGCGGCCGCTGAAGCTTTCGACACCGTCGTCGTGGCCCTGATCGGCGAACGCGGGCGCGAAGTGCGCGAATTCCTGGAGGACACGATCGGCAGCGCGATGGCGAAGACCGTCGCCGTCGTCGCCACCAGCGACGAGAACCCGATGATGCGCAAGCGCGCACCCGAAACCGCAATGCGCGTGGCTGAACATTTTCGCGACCAGGGACATCGCGTGCTGGTCATCCTCGACTCCATCACCCGCTACGCCCATGCGCTACGCGAAGTCGCGACCGCGGCGGGCGAGGCTCCGGTGGCTCGCGGTTATCCAGCCTCGGTATTCACCGAATTGCCCAAGCTGCTCGAACGCGCGGGCCCTGGCGCGGCTGGTTCGGGCTCGATCACAGCGATCATCTCCGTGCTGGTGGACGGCGACGACCACAATGATCCTGTCGCCGACTGCGTGCGCGGCATCCTCGACGGCCACATCGTGCTTGACCGCACGATCGCCGAACAAGGCCGCTACCCGCCGGTCAATCCGCTGGCGTCGATCTCGCGGCTTGCGCCGAAGGCCTGGACGGACGACCAGCGTCTGCTCGTCACGCGTCTCAAGGCGATGATCTCGCGTTTCGAGGACACACGCGACATCCGGCTGCTTGGCGCCTATCAGCCCGGCGCGGACGCCGAACTCGACGCCGCCGTGCGCCAGGTGCCGGTGATCTATGATGCGCTGGGACAATCGCCCCGGGACAAGCCGTCTGTCGACGCCTTCGGCGATCTAGCGCGCCATCTCAAGGCCAGGGAAAGAGCCAATGTCCCCCAGACAGCCTGA
- the flgF gene encoding flagellar basal-body rod protein FlgF → MQNALYVALSSQIALEKRLTTIADNVANSSTVGFRATGVKFEDLVSGLGNERVSFASAGDTFLSGATGSLRQTGNPFDFAVQGDAWFGIETPVGTVMTRDGRFEMNDAGELVTHQGYRVLDAGGAPLQLDPRNGQPSVGADGMMSQNGVQVGAIGLFTFDPGQNFQRFGNSGIVPATEPEPIVDRIDAGVAQGFLEDSNVNPVLEITRLIMVQRAFENTAAAIRSTSASFDEAIKTLGSK, encoded by the coding sequence ATGCAGAACGCCCTTTATGTCGCGCTTTCGTCCCAGATCGCGCTGGAGAAGCGATTGACGACAATCGCCGACAATGTCGCAAACTCCAGCACCGTCGGCTTTCGCGCCACCGGCGTGAAGTTCGAGGATCTCGTGTCCGGACTTGGCAACGAGCGAGTGTCCTTCGCCTCCGCCGGCGACACCTTCCTGTCGGGTGCAACCGGCTCGCTCCGACAGACCGGCAATCCGTTCGACTTCGCGGTGCAGGGCGACGCCTGGTTCGGCATCGAGACGCCGGTCGGAACGGTGATGACCCGCGACGGTCGCTTCGAGATGAACGACGCGGGGGAGTTGGTTACGCACCAGGGCTACCGTGTGCTCGACGCCGGCGGCGCGCCGCTCCAGCTCGATCCCCGCAACGGCCAGCCCAGCGTCGGCGCCGACGGCATGATGAGCCAGAACGGCGTGCAGGTCGGCGCCATCGGCCTGTTCACCTTCGATCCAGGCCAGAATTTCCAGCGCTTCGGCAACTCTGGCATCGTGCCGGCCACCGAGCCTGAACCTATCGTCGACCGCATCGATGCCGGTGTCGCCCAGGGTTTCCTCGAAGATTCGAACGTCAATCCGGTTCTCGAGATAACGCGCCTGATCATGGTCCAGCGGGCCTTCGAGAACACGGCCGCGGCCATTCGCAGCACGAGCGCCAGCTTCGACGAAGCCATCAAGACCCTCGGGTCGAAGTAA